One Methanolinea sp. DNA window includes the following coding sequences:
- a CDS encoding DUF5350 domain-containing protein, with product MGKTGSVQWAQVKGVKGQIRLVPRSEAEYKKPGPNQRFKAGASLQKLNEASGEGHGGFKGRSGGRGSRGGRGRSAESGPVGNPMVRKYMRRSKSSVLGTKQKSSR from the coding sequence ATGGGAAAGACGGGATCTGTGCAATGGGCCCAGGTGAAGGGTGTTAAGGGCCAGATAAGGCTCGTGCCCCGGTCAGAGGCCGAGTACAAGAAACCAGGACCGAACCAGAGATTCAAGGCGGGGGCATCCCTGCAGAAGCTCAACGAGGCATCGGGCGAGGGGCACGGTGGATTCAAGGGTCGCTCCGGTGGCCGGGGATCGAGGGGCGGCCGCGGACGGTCGGCAGAATCAGGGCCCGTTGGAAACCCGATGGTCCGCAAGTACATGCGCAGGTCAAAGTCATCGGTGCTCGGCACGAAGCAGAAATCCTCCCGCTGA